In the genome of Stegostoma tigrinum isolate sSteTig4 chromosome 31, sSteTig4.hap1, whole genome shotgun sequence, the window agcggtagttgtggaagcagagtcattagtgacatttaagcgactgccggacatgcacatggacagcagtgaattgaggggaatgtaggataggttattttatttctagattaggattattccacggcacaacattgtgggccgaagggcctgtactgtgctgtacttctctgtATTCTGTGTTCTCTGTGTAACAAAACTGGCACTTAgtcacagcaagatcccattggcATTGAGACAGAAATGGCCAGGcccaaaacaaaaaccaaaagatttgaagtaggccgttcagctcatcaagtctgttctgccatttgaaaagattgtgactgatctgataatccccatctccagtttcctgccctttccccatcacccttgattccccttcctgattaaaaacctgGCTATATCATCCTTGGATGTTTGGACATGTTGAGGGAGTGGTCGAATGCgaggcagatgcaatataatgtggataaagattaagtgctccactttgggagcaaaaacaggaaggaaaattattacctgaatggctgtaaattgggagagggggatgTACAATGAATCCTGGGTACCCTTGTTACACAAGTCACTGAAAATAAGCAAGTATGGAGCCCTCAGGCAGAGAAGAAGGCAATAGGTATGATGGCCATCACAGTGACAGGATTCAAGTACAGAAgcagtcttgctgcagttatacagggctgtggtgacctggaatattatgtgtagttttggtctccttatcggaggaaggatgttctggctatggaaggtgtgcaacaaagatttaccgaCTAATTCCTGCAATGGCGAGACTGAAATATTGAGAGTGATTAAATCAAATAAGATTATATTCACTGGTGTTCGGGGATGGGGTTAGATCTCATAGAAAGTTATacaattctaacagaactaggcAGGATAGATACAGAAAGGATATTCCTGACAGTGgcagagtccagaaccagggggtcacagtctcagcAAACAGGATCAGCCATTTAACACTGAGAtagcttcacccagagagtggtgagccaatGGAATTCACTTACATGGAAAGCAGTCAAAGCCAACACATTGTATGATTTGAAGAGGAGTTGGATACAGGAcgtggggctaaagggatcaagggatagggaggaaagtgggaacaggttattgagttgggtaattagccatgatcatattgaatggtggtgtgggcctgagggctgaatggcctactcctgcttgtaCTTGACATGTTTCTCAGGTTAATATATTTattgacccagcctcaacagccctctgaagttaggaattccacagaatcactcttttctgagagaagaaattctcctcatctctgtcttaaataagtaACACCTACTTCTGAGACAATGGCTTTGGGTCTTCAGCTCTCCCAAAGGGAGAAACAACATTTCCTCagctaccctgtcaagtccccctaagaatcttacatgtttcaaaagAGCCACCTGTCTTTCTTGTAAACTCCTTTGAGTACGTGCCTAACCTATTCAACCCTCTCCATGAGACTGTTCCTCCATACCCAGCATTAGtctactgaaccttctctgtactacCTACAGGCACAGTACAATTTTCCTTAATAAAGGGCCCGAAACTGTTCAGAATATTCTAGCTGGGGTCTGACCAGTGTCTAGTATAGTTGTGGCAAATCCTCACTCTATCCTTTATCCACATGAACATATGGCTTCCAACACCTTGGGCTAGTATTACGAAGCCTTTAGTTTTAGCAATGcagttgagggataaacattgactAAGGGCATCAGAGAGTACTCTCAGAGAAAGGATTCTTCAAATGTGTCAATTAAGTCTTTCTTCTTTTGGGCGTGAACTTTTTTTAAGATTCATGAAATGTAGggtttgctggctggccagcatttattgcctgtccctcgttgccccttgagaaggtggtgatgaggtgccttcttaaactgctgcagaccctgtgctgtaggtttacccacaaagccatcagggggacaattccaggattctgacccatgACAATGAGGCaacagcgatatattttcaagtgagGACGGTGAGGAGTTTGGAGGGAATCTTACAGGGGCGGTGCAATGGGAACATTATCAGTTAATGATCATTCTCCTCTTGCCAGACAGCAACACGCCTGCTGTTTCCTGTTCTCAGATCTGTGATTGAGTTTGTTTTAAATTCGTTACTCAGTCAGTGACAGGAGAGATCACAGCCATGGTGCCCTGTGTTTATACCATTGCCTACAGTAAACTGATTCTGGCTCTTCTGCTGGTACCGAGTAAGTACGTGAATAACCAAATCTGCCTTCAGCAAACGAGGCGTATCAAATGTTTTCATGTAGATATGGGACTTTGGGGGCTGACAGGTAGATAGCGTTCACATCTGTTACTGGTATCTTCACCACTTTAGACCAGCCTTGTGTTCTAATGATGCAGATTTCAGTTCCAGTCGATTTGTTCCCTTGTGATCAGGATCCCAGGGAGCTTCCTCCTGATCTGCTCATGGTTTCCCTGTTTTAGAAAGAAGCAGGGATTTCCCCATGAGTACCTCACACTGGCTCTGTGTCCAGTACATGCTGCACAGAATGATGGTGCAAGAATAACTTGCAAAGgattttgaataaatatttaacagGGAAATCACTGTGGGTATATTAGACAATAAGGGGAATAATTAAATGAAATTCAAAATATTAAGTACAAACACAGAGAGGAACTTCTTATACTTTGGGATTCTTGGTCCAACTGCCTTCTGCTTGAGCTTCTgcttgaattttgttttattttttccaAAAGGAATGTTTAGATTCTGTCATTCACAACCCGACATACACAACTTTTTGCAATTCTGCATAATTTTCTGTTTATCTAGGGATACTGTGTTTATCTGGGGTAGCTGTGTTTATATGGGTGTGCTGTGGTTGTCTAGGGCTGCTGTGCTTGTATGGGAGTTCTGTGTTTATTTGGGGGTGCTGTGTTTATCTGCAGATGCTGTGTTTATCTGGGGGTGCTGTGTTTATCTGGGAATGCTGTGATTATCAAGGGGTGCTGTGTTTATCTGGAGGTGCCGTGTTTATCTGGACGTGCTGTGCTTGTACGGGAGTGCTATGTTTATCTAGGAGTGCTGTGTTTATCTGCATGTGTTGTGTTTATCTGGGGGTGCTGCATTTATCTGCTAATGTGTTTACCTGGGAGGTGCTGTGTTTATTTTGGGGTGCTGTGTTTATCTGTCAGAGGACATCTTTAAGGAGTTAAGATTGTCTGGGAAGAGACATGTTTGAGATAAAATAGAAACCTCAGCTCTTTGAGTTTTGAAACAGAGGAATTCCTTTAAGAGTGGAGAAAATGATAAAATCTGAATTTGATATAAACTGTATTCGATTAAAAGCTGAAGGAGGAAACATTGAAAGACAAAGGGATAGATGGACGGTGGGACTGACGGAGAATGGGTAGTCAGGTAGAGAGACAGCCAGAAGGATAAACAGACAGCAACATGGGCAAAGGGACAGAATGGGAGATTAAGCTCAGTTGGAGGTTCTAAACTGTTTGGAGTGAATGCTGAGCTCACCAACAGGAATCTGAAAGAGTTGGGAATGTGACATCCCAGGATGAGAAAAAGATGGTGTTGGAATCTCAcaaggaaaatattcaacaagacATTTTCAAATTTCAGAAGTTCAGAGTTACATTTCCATTTGATGGATGAATTCTGTCCAGGCAGTGAGGTTCCTGGTTGCACTGCGAAGAAAAGTTCCTGATTGGGTCAGAGCAGTGAGCAATATTCCAACATTGTCTGAGGGTCAACCACTCTGAAACTGCAGCAGGAACAGGAAGTTGCTTTTAATGAATTGACAAGGACTTAGGGCAGTTTCCAAAGTAAAACAACATTTCCTGTTTTCAGAAAACTGCTGATATTTTCATTTGATTCTCTCTCAGGAACCCCAACCTCAATCAACATTGGCCTGGGTGTGATCGCCCCACTGTGATCGCATACATCCCCTTAAACGCCTCTCCCACCTAAACATACTCCACCCAGCCCTCCCAGACCCTGTGATCCCTCCTTCTTATATCACCCATCATATCACATCCATTTCAGCTGCTCAGCATACAGCAGCAATGTGAGTCTCAGGTCCATGGTGGGCTGTGGTTTAAAATTCATGGAGTTTGAACAAAGCAACAAGTGCAGTAAatgatgggagataatgggaactgcagatgctggagaatccgagataacaaagtgtgaagctggatgaacacagcagaccaagcagcatctcaggagcacaaatgctgacgtttcggggtctagacccttcatcagagaggggaatggggagagggttctgaaataaatagggagaggggggaggcggaccgaagatggatagaggagacgataggtggagaggagagtatgggtggggaggggataggtcagtccatggaggacggacaggcatTGGCTGTCTTTCTTGCTGACCCATGTTCTCTGTCTAACTCCAGCAGTCAGCCTCACTGTTCTATCATTACTCCTGCCACGTGCTGCTCCTTCCCCGATCACTACCTTCCAGACCTCCTTACTCAAGGTGGCTATGATTCCATTTTTGAACCACTGATGGAAATGAAACAATGCATTTTTGTTTGACATCATTGTAATAGTATTTTAGACTTTTACTGTTTAATTATAGTTAAAATGCTATGAGTGAACATTTAAAAGTGATACCTCTCCTTATATTCTCAGCTTTCGCTGGAGGAATGACCAGCAACACTAACCTGTACCAAATTACACCAACCAAGGAGCCAGGCTCCACTTTAACACCAGGATCTCGCCCCAGTCTTGAACCGAAGCCAGGATCCACAATGGATTACGCAGAGCAGGGAAACCATAGTCGAGAGGGTGAGTCGCGTGTGACATCAGCTACTGGAACCAAACATTTCCTGCACTTAACTTCCTGCAACTGGAAACATTCACTCTAACAAGACAGGGCAGTTACATCATTCTCTGGCAGTGCAACTGACaaagaagaatcatagaatccctaagtgtggaagcaggccattcagcccattgagcccacactgatccttcaaagagcatcccatccagtcccagtctatccctgtaaacctgcatttcccaaggatagccacctagcctgcactggACACTGTGGCaaattagcatgaccaatccacctaccccgcacatctttggactgtgggaggtaacctgAGCACCTagtgaaaacccacacagacacagggagaatgtgcaaactccacacagtcacctgagtgtgggaacgaacccaggcctctggtgctgtgaggaagcagatGCGAATCACTGAGCCCCCATTACAGTGCTGTCCCAAAGAGGGAGGAAAGTATTTGCTTCAGCTGAAACTGTTTCCTTGGCTCCTGTGATCTTTGATTCTAAACAGATAATTTCACCGTAATGCCTGCAATCAACACAAGAGCCCACAAACATGAGAGAAATATGGTCTCTAAATTTACTTTAGAATTTTGGTGAAAGGATTAATATTAATGAAACAGATGAAAGATGCTGGTTATTGCTTCAAATCTGTTATAGATTATCCCAGCACTCACAGTGATGATGTCAATCAGTGAGTAATCCACAATGTTGGGATAATGTTCTGTAGTTATGGGTTCAAAGCCCACCATTGattaaaacctggaattaaaaatgcTGATTAAATGACTTGCTgtttaaaacccatctggttgacttaGTCCTCAGGGAAGGTAAGtgccctccttacctggcctggctctATGTGTGACAcaagacccacagtaatgtgattaacTCCCCCTGAAATAGCCCAGGGATCGAGTTGGTGATGCCCAAGCCCTATGTTTGAATAAAAAGACTAAGTCGAGTTTCAGTATCTGCTTCCAGAGGGGCCTCTGACAGCGCAGAACTCCTTTCGTACAATAATATCGGCTGTTACAAGGAAGTCTAAATTTTAAGTCAGACATATGTTTTAAAACAGCTGAAACTAACTTTCTTTTAATATTCTTTGATATCAATAAATTCCACTGCAACTGATTTTCCCTTTCTTTACTTTCAATTCCTCTTCAATATTTTGTCAGGTTGGTTCAAGTTGACTTGCTCGAAACAAATCTATGTTGTTCAATTCTGATCATTGTCATTCACTTACTGACATCACTACTGTCTCCAATGATTTGTGATTTCAGTTGGAACCTAATCAGTGGATGGATGTGTTTTCTATTTGTGTGTCCCTTTCTGCCATTTGCCATGAGTGGCCCCACACTGATCAATTGTGAGAAGCTGTGGTGACTTCGTACACAACCTCCTCACAAACCCTCTTCAGTCCCTCGGAGCTCATTCCATCTGCTCCACTGACATTCAGTTCACAGCATCCTCATCATCTTCAGACAGATTTCATTCTTTACCTAATGGTTCCCCAATCAGCTCAAGGAGCAAGCGCTCTGAACAGATAATCTTCTCCTGGAGAACAAAGGACTGACAATCACTTAAATTCTTGTTATTTGTTCGTAGGACATGGCGTCACTTGCTGGGCAAATATTAATTGCTCGTCCCAAATGACCCatgtgatggtggtggtgagctgcctctttaaACAGGTTCTGTTATTGGGGTTTTGCATACTGACAGTGCTGTCAGCAAGGGAGTTCTCGGATATGAAcacagctgcccttgtcctttgggGTGGTAATAGACATGGATGTAATGGAAACCATTGTCAAGAGAGCGGTGAGGTGTCAGGTAGGTGGAGATTAAACCTCAGTCTCTCCTGACAGAGGTTGTGAAGGGCATAAGAAAACATTTGAATCAGGAAATATGGTCACAATAGCTTAAAAAACagcctctctctcacattccACACTGTCAGATTGTGAATCAGTTATATTTCCCTCTCTCAGTTCACTGGATTTCCTGAAGGaaagggttaggcttagggttttATTTTCTCAGGACCCACTGAGCTGTAATAGCTGTAATATCCATTTGTTTATTCAAGTCCTAGGCAACAACATGGAATTTCTGTTCAACGAGAGTTACAAATACTGTGGCAAAGCCTTTGAAAACAACATTCAGAACACTGGGCAACAGCAGTGGTGTAGCTGGAGAGCAATTGCTAGGTGAGTAAAGAGGAAACTAAAGTAACATATGATATCAAACTACACATTACCTAATACACTCACAGTGTAACTGTGTCATTGATcctgggtcagtgtttattcagggtaatggtcactcgctgtgtaactgtacagggtcagtgtttattcagggtaagggtcacttgctgtgtaactgtacagggtcagtgtttaatcagggtaagggtcactcactgtgtaactgtacagggtcagtgtttattcagcagggtaagggtcactcactgtgtaactgtacagggtcagtgtttattcagtgtaagggtcactcgctgtgtaactgtacagggtcagtgtttattcagggtaagggtcactcactgtgtaactgtacagggtcagtgtttattcagtgtaagggtcactcgctgtgtaactgtacagggtcagtgtttattcagggtaagggtcactcgctgtgtaactgtggagggtcagtgtttattcagggtaagggtcactcgctgtgtaactgtacagggtcagtgtttattcagggtaagggtcactcgctgtgtaactgtacagggtcagtgtttattcagggtaagggtcactcgctgtgtaactgtacagggtcagtgtttattcagggtaagggtcactcgctgtgtaactgtggagggtcagtgtttattcagggtaagggtcactcgctgtgtaactgtacag includes:
- the ramp2 gene encoding receptor activity-modifying protein 2, giving the protein MVPCVYTIAYSKLILALLLVPTFAGGMTSNTNLYQITPTKEPGSTLTPGSRPSLEPKPGSTMDYAEQGNHSREVLGNNMEFLFNESYKYCGKAFENNIQNTGQQQWCSWRAIASFYNTLTECSEFIMEFYGSYWPNEAGEKLLILMHNHYFKDCFVEEVPTLSDPPENIVLGLITVPISIIPIIVTLVVWCNKNIESNAKK